A genomic segment from Candidatus Caldatribacterium sp. encodes:
- a CDS encoding GGDEF domain-containing protein codes for PYGRAPLFRNKTIVVAVAGKRVKEPCLSCSFEVPLEAELAVLHEISALSIPESRNRFFREIVEGAVRLFGAQRMALLLKKNGNFEPKALWGFSSAEEVGEAIQYSGENQWSFSINVGPATVLLFLEAPFPLTRRERRLYVLFARKIEEILRLMEYFEEKEQRIQELEHLSLTDELTGLYNRRGFLVLAEHALLEAQREGKEAGVLFIDLDNLKWINDRFGHEEGDRVLREFSEIIRKVFRRSDIIARIGGDEFVVFLKGMRNSDLRKILTRLENLVEEWNKNTSRPYRLSFSAGWAPSFPSHSERIQKLLSSADARMYLEKRRKKGERNSLTP; via the coding sequence TCCCTACGGTAGGGCACCGCTTTTCCGAAACAAGACTATCGTTGTGGCTGTTGCCGGGAAGAGGGTGAAGGAACCTTGCCTTTCGTGTTCTTTTGAGGTTCCTCTTGAGGCAGAACTTGCTGTTCTCCATGAGATTTCTGCTCTCTCTATTCCTGAGTCACGCAATCGGTTCTTTCGGGAAATCGTGGAAGGGGCGGTTCGTCTCTTTGGGGCACAGCGTATGGCCCTTCTTTTGAAGAAGAATGGAAACTTTGAGCCTAAGGCCTTGTGGGGTTTCTCTTCGGCAGAGGAAGTGGGAGAAGCGATCCAGTATTCGGGGGAAAATCAATGGTCCTTCTCTATAAATGTAGGACCTGCGACTGTTCTTCTCTTTCTCGAGGCCCCCTTTCCCCTTACCCGAAGGGAACGTCGTCTGTACGTGCTCTTTGCCCGAAAGATTGAAGAAATTCTTCGCCTTATGGAGTATTTTGAGGAAAAAGAGCAGCGCATTCAGGAACTCGAGCACCTCTCTTTAACGGATGAACTCACCGGCCTCTACAATCGACGAGGGTTTCTGGTTCTTGCCGAGCATGCCCTCCTTGAGGCCCAACGGGAGGGGAAAGAGGCGGGGGTTCTCTTCATCGATCTCGATAACCTCAAGTGGATTAACGATCGGTTCGGCCATGAGGAAGGGGACAGGGTTCTCCGGGAGTTCAGCGAGATAATTCGAAAGGTCTTCCGCAGGTCAGACATCATCGCCCGCATTGGAGGGGACGAGTTTGTGGTCTTTCTGAAGGGCATGAGGAACTCGGACCTCCGAAAGATTCTTACCCGTCTTGAGAATCTTGTGGAGGAATGGAACAAGAATACCTCGCGTCCTTATCGTCTTTCCTTCAGCGCAGGATGGGCTCCCTCGTTCCCTTCGCATTCAGAAAGAATCCAGAAGCTCCTTTCTTCTGCCGATGCCCGAATGTACCTGGAAAAACGCAGGAAGAAGGGGGAAAGGAATTCCCTTACCCCCTGA